The following are from one region of the Haloactinomyces albus genome:
- a CDS encoding thiol-disulfide oxidoreductase DCC family protein produces the protein MPERPKQAELPVLVYDGDCGFCTGSARVVERLPVRVRLVPWQEEDLAALGTTEERARHEVLWVDQERHVSGGGMALAELLKHCRGPWKLVGRALAAPVVRTVADRVYRWVSANRHHLAFATPACRLPAEQRPGARSG, from the coding sequence ATGCCCGAACGGCCGAAGCAGGCCGAACTGCCCGTGCTGGTGTATGACGGTGACTGCGGCTTCTGTACCGGTAGCGCACGAGTCGTCGAGCGCTTACCCGTGCGTGTCAGGCTGGTGCCGTGGCAGGAGGAGGACCTGGCTGCGCTGGGCACGACCGAGGAGCGTGCGCGGCACGAGGTGCTCTGGGTCGATCAGGAACGACATGTGTCCGGCGGCGGGATGGCCCTGGCGGAACTGCTGAAGCACTGCCGTGGACCGTGGAAGCTGGTAGGCAGGGCTCTTGCCGCGCCTGTGGTCCGTACCGTGGCGGACCGGGTGTATCGCTGGGTCTCGGCGAATCGGCATCATCTGGCGTTCGCGACGCCGGCATGCAGGCTGCCCGCGGAACAGCGCCCGGGAGCTCGGAGCGGCTGA
- a CDS encoding NAD(P)H-quinone dehydrogenase: MTRIVIMGGGPAGYEAALVAAQNGADVTLVESEGLGGACVLYDCVPSKTFIASAGGRASFRNAQELGIDADDGEVRVDSSVVHGRVKGLALAQSADIRSRVRREGVRILGGWARFVDTTQGLAQHCVRAELAEGGHEDLIADEVLISTGATPRILPGAEPDGERILTWRQLYDLPELPEHLAVIGSGVTGVEFASAYTQMGVKVTLVSSRDRVLPHEDADAAAVLEEVFAERETEVVKHARAERVERTDSGVLIHVADGRQIEASHALMTVGSVPNTSDIGLERIGIEPGRGGYIPVDRVSRTSVPGVYAAGDCTGVLPLASVAAMQGRIAMWHALGEGVTPIKMKTVAANVFTHPEIATVGISQQSIESGEVPARTVMLPLSGNPRAKMEGVRRGFLKVFCRPATGVVVGGVVVAPNASELILPLALSVQNQVTVEDLANTFSVYPALSGSLTEAGRQLMRHDDLD; this comes from the coding sequence GTGACCCGCATCGTCATCATGGGAGGTGGGCCTGCAGGGTACGAAGCGGCCCTCGTCGCTGCGCAGAACGGAGCGGATGTCACGCTCGTCGAGTCCGAGGGGCTGGGCGGAGCCTGCGTGCTCTATGACTGCGTGCCCTCGAAGACGTTCATCGCCTCCGCCGGAGGACGTGCTTCCTTCCGGAATGCGCAGGAACTCGGCATCGACGCCGACGACGGTGAGGTGAGGGTCGACAGTTCCGTCGTGCACGGCCGGGTCAAGGGACTGGCACTGGCACAGTCGGCCGACATCCGTTCCCGGGTGCGCCGTGAGGGCGTGCGGATTCTCGGAGGATGGGCCCGTTTCGTCGACACCACGCAGGGGCTGGCTCAGCACTGCGTACGGGCGGAGCTTGCCGAGGGTGGTCACGAGGACCTGATCGCCGATGAGGTGTTGATTTCGACCGGTGCGACACCACGCATCCTGCCTGGCGCCGAACCCGACGGCGAGCGCATCCTGACCTGGCGGCAGCTCTACGACCTGCCGGAACTGCCCGAGCACCTCGCCGTGATCGGTTCCGGTGTGACAGGGGTCGAGTTCGCCTCGGCCTACACCCAGATGGGCGTGAAGGTGACCCTGGTCTCGAGTCGGGACCGGGTGCTTCCGCACGAGGACGCCGACGCTGCGGCCGTGCTGGAGGAGGTCTTCGCCGAACGCGAGACCGAGGTGGTCAAACACGCCAGGGCCGAACGAGTGGAACGTACCGATTCCGGGGTGCTGATTCACGTGGCCGATGGCAGGCAGATCGAGGCCAGCCACGCCCTGATGACCGTCGGTTCGGTGCCGAACACCTCCGACATCGGTCTGGAACGTATCGGTATCGAGCCGGGACGTGGCGGCTACATCCCGGTGGACCGGGTTTCTCGCACGAGTGTTCCCGGTGTGTATGCGGCCGGAGACTGCACCGGTGTGTTGCCGCTGGCCTCGGTGGCCGCGATGCAGGGGCGTATCGCGATGTGGCACGCCCTTGGGGAAGGTGTCACTCCGATCAAGATGAAGACAGTGGCGGCGAACGTCTTCACACACCCGGAGATCGCCACGGTCGGTATCAGCCAGCAATCGATCGAGTCGGGGGAGGTACCCGCCCGAACCGTGATGCTGCCGCTGTCCGGAAACCCCCGCGCGAAGATGGAGGGGGTGCGCAGGGGGTTCCTCAAGGTGTTCTGCCGTCCGGCCACCGGTGTCGTCGTCGGTGGCGTGGTGGTCGCGCCGAACGCCAGCGAGTTGATTCTGCCGCTGGCGTTGTCGGTGCAGAACCAGGTCACCGTGGAGGACCTGGCGAACACCTTCTCGGTGTATCCGGCGCTCTCGGGCTCGCTGACCGAGGCCGGTCGGCAGCTCATGCGGCACGACGACCTCGACTGA
- a CDS encoding gamma-glutamylcyclotransferase, whose protein sequence is MPLYAAYGSNMDPAQMMERAPHSPIAGTGWLMDWRLTFGGEDYGWEGALATIVEHAGSEVFTVLYDVSPEDERQLDRWEGSELGMHKKLRLRVQTLDGPVLAWMYVLDAYEGGLPSARYLGVVADAAESAGAPADYVAKLRTRPCSKNGP, encoded by the coding sequence GTGCCGCTTTATGCCGCCTACGGATCCAATATGGATCCTGCCCAGATGATGGAGCGAGCCCCGCACTCCCCGATCGCGGGGACGGGCTGGTTGATGGACTGGCGGCTGACTTTCGGCGGTGAGGACTACGGCTGGGAAGGCGCGCTCGCCACGATCGTCGAGCATGCCGGCTCCGAAGTGTTCACCGTGCTCTACGACGTCAGCCCGGAGGACGAGCGCCAACTCGATCGGTGGGAGGGCTCCGAACTCGGGATGCACAAGAAGCTGCGCCTGCGGGTGCAGACCCTTGACGGGCCGGTGCTGGCCTGGATGTACGTCCTCGATGCGTATGAGGGTGGGCTACCGTCGGCGCGGTATCTCGGCGTGGTCGCCGACGCGGCCGAATCGGCCGGAGCACCGGCCGACTATGTCGCGAAGCTACGCACCCGCCCCTGCAGCAAGAACGGACCATAG
- a CDS encoding amidohydrolase — protein sequence MLDGSASPDTDSGSDSTADPDIPGGAAGAESPAAASAAESGPEDLGAGRGPSWLDAWIAAHAHHVLAWRRHIHAHPELSRAEHETTAFLAEQLTRAGLRPRTLPGGTGLVCEIGPRTHQPQRTVALRADIDALPLTEDTGLEFASTVEGTAHACGHDAHTTILLGTALALASAPHLSGRVRLIFQHAEEVMPGGALDVLAAGGLDGVERIFGLHCDPRLPVGRVGTKIGPLTSASDLLELSLNSPGGHTSRPHLTGDLVHALGTVITGLPELLSRRVDSRTGTVLAWGAVHAGEAPNAIPQDGLVRGTLRTGNRDTWAELGPLVHELVQGLLAPLGVGYDLQHRRGVPPVVNDTVSTHLLRAGVSAALGEHALAETPQSSGGEDFGWYLEHVPGSFGRLGVSSKEDDGFADLHQPSFDLDERALLVGIRTMVHAALSALNDSE from the coding sequence ATGCTCGATGGTTCGGCCTCCCCGGACACGGATTCCGGTTCGGACTCCACCGCTGACCCGGACATACCCGGTGGGGCCGCCGGGGCCGAGTCACCCGCTGCGGCTTCCGCTGCGGAGTCCGGGCCGGAGGATCTCGGTGCCGGGCGCGGCCCGTCCTGGCTGGATGCGTGGATTGCCGCCCATGCGCATCACGTGCTGGCCTGGCGCAGGCACATCCATGCCCATCCGGAACTGTCCCGCGCCGAGCACGAGACAACGGCCTTTCTGGCCGAGCAGCTCACTCGGGCAGGACTCCGGCCGCGCACCTTGCCGGGAGGAACGGGATTGGTCTGCGAGATCGGTCCCCGCACTCACCAGCCACAGCGCACGGTCGCATTGCGAGCGGACATCGACGCGTTGCCGCTCACCGAGGACACGGGACTCGAATTCGCCTCCACGGTGGAGGGGACCGCGCATGCCTGCGGCCACGATGCGCACACGACGATCCTGCTGGGCACCGCACTGGCGTTGGCGAGCGCACCCCACCTGTCCGGCCGGGTCCGCCTGATCTTCCAGCACGCCGAGGAAGTCATGCCGGGTGGTGCACTGGACGTGCTGGCTGCGGGTGGACTCGACGGCGTGGAGCGGATCTTCGGCCTGCACTGTGATCCCCGCCTGCCCGTGGGGCGGGTCGGGACCAAGATCGGCCCGCTGACCTCGGCCAGCGATCTGCTCGAGCTGTCTCTGAACTCACCCGGGGGGCACACCTCCCGGCCGCATCTGACCGGTGACCTCGTGCATGCCCTGGGAACGGTGATCACCGGCCTGCCCGAGCTGCTGTCCCGGCGGGTCGATTCACGCACCGGAACGGTTCTCGCCTGGGGTGCCGTACATGCGGGCGAGGCACCGAACGCCATTCCGCAGGACGGGCTCGTGCGTGGAACACTGCGGACCGGTAATCGTGACACCTGGGCCGAGCTCGGCCCCCTCGTGCACGAACTCGTGCAGGGATTGCTGGCGCCCCTCGGAGTCGGCTACGACCTGCAGCATCGCCGCGGCGTGCCGCCGGTGGTCAATGACACCGTCAGCACCCACCTGCTTCGTGCGGGAGTGTCGGCGGCGCTCGGTGAGCATGCCCTGGCCGAAACACCGCAGTCCTCCGGGGGCGAGGATTTCGGCTGGTATCTGGAGCATGTTCCGGGCTCGTTCGGCAGGCTCGGCGTGTCCTCGAAGGAGGACGACGGATTCGCCGATCTGCACCAGCCGAGCTTCGACCTGGATGAGCGGGCCCTGCTGGTCGGTATCCGGACGATGGTCCACGCGGCTCTGTCCGCCCTGAATGACTCCGAATGA
- a CDS encoding M20 family metallopeptidase: protein MSTGPHQHRSECPTGADVHDTCRMAVQRHGSALIGLSRSIHAEPELSFVEHRSAGKLTELLAAQGFHVRTGVAGLDTAFTADYGSGEFVVGLCAEYDALPEIGHACGHNIIAAAAVGAGLALADVAGELGLTVRVIGTPAEETGGGKVLMLEHGVFDDVAVALLVHPGTEDVCTPRSLAITDLEVRYTGRAAHAAAAPELGVNAADALTVAQVGIGLLRQHLEQHQMVHGIVTAGGTAPNIVPASTTAVYNLRAADCDSLQRLENRIRACFEAGATATGCGHEVVQVSPVYAELACDEWLSEAYRTAITGLGRKPLGRAVAREWVIGSTDMGNVSHEVPAVHPTIAVECGTAVNHQAEFAAACASASADRAVLDGALAIAETAVAAAMDGEQRARLLAALRRRSESGVRRSSKAYCASGGVT from the coding sequence ATGAGTACCGGTCCCCATCAACATCGTTCCGAGTGCCCCACCGGCGCGGATGTCCACGACACCTGTCGCATGGCGGTGCAGCGCCACGGCAGTGCGCTGATCGGGCTGTCTCGCAGTATTCACGCGGAGCCGGAACTCAGCTTCGTCGAGCACCGGAGTGCGGGCAAGCTCACCGAGCTACTGGCCGCGCAGGGATTCCACGTGCGTACCGGGGTGGCGGGGCTCGACACCGCGTTCACGGCCGACTACGGCTCGGGGGAGTTCGTGGTGGGACTCTGTGCGGAGTACGACGCGTTGCCGGAGATCGGGCACGCCTGTGGCCACAACATCATCGCGGCCGCCGCCGTGGGAGCCGGTCTGGCACTGGCCGACGTCGCCGGCGAACTCGGCCTGACCGTCCGGGTGATCGGTACCCCTGCGGAGGAAACCGGTGGCGGCAAGGTCCTGATGCTCGAACACGGTGTCTTCGACGATGTCGCCGTGGCGCTGCTGGTGCACCCCGGCACCGAGGACGTGTGTACACCGCGTTCGCTGGCGATCACCGACCTCGAGGTGCGCTACACCGGGCGGGCCGCACATGCCGCTGCCGCGCCCGAACTCGGGGTGAACGCCGCAGATGCCCTGACGGTCGCACAGGTCGGGATCGGCCTGCTCAGGCAGCACCTCGAGCAGCACCAGATGGTGCACGGTATCGTGACAGCGGGTGGTACGGCACCGAACATCGTGCCCGCATCCACCACGGCGGTGTACAACCTGCGTGCCGCCGACTGCGATTCCCTGCAGCGCTTGGAGAACCGCATCCGGGCCTGCTTCGAAGCCGGTGCGACGGCGACCGGGTGTGGCCACGAGGTCGTGCAGGTGTCGCCGGTGTATGCCGAGTTGGCCTGTGACGAGTGGTTGTCGGAGGCATACCGCACGGCGATCACCGGGCTCGGACGGAAGCCGCTCGGCCGGGCGGTGGCACGCGAATGGGTCATCGGCAGCACCGATATGGGCAATGTGTCCCACGAGGTGCCCGCCGTGCATCCGACGATCGCCGTGGAGTGCGGTACCGCGGTGAACCATCAAGCGGAGTTCGCGGCGGCCTGTGCATCCGCCTCGGCCGACCGCGCGGTGCTCGACGGCGCGCTGGCCATCGCCGAGACGGCGGTTGCCGCAGCCATGGACGGGGAGCAGCGTGCCCGTCTGCTGGCCGCTCTCCGGCGCAGATCCGAGTCCGGTGTGCGGCGATCATCGAAGGCGTATTGCGCGTCGGGAGGCGTGACGTGA
- a CDS encoding BCCT family transporter, with the protein MFVISAIVVIGFVLWGVFAPSSVSDASSAANSFITKNFEWLYILSATFFVIFALVLAFSRYGTIRLGPPDSRPEYSTLAWFAMLFTAGMGIGLVYYAVSEPITHFQSPPTGEGSTPAAAERAMNYTFFHWGVHPWAVYIVLGLALGYFAFRKGLPLRPAAALYPLIGERIYGWMGNTVDILAVFGTLFGLATSLGLGGSQVGAGLETLFGIENNAYLQVGIILLITAVAVVSVMVGIDKGIRNLSLINLWLAFALMLFVFFFGPSLDLLNTLASNVGYYLQHLPQMSFETFPGNADAQEWQAGWTLFYWGWWIAWSPFVGMFIARISYGRTIRNFIVGAMFAPVGASFVWLSVFGNSALQKLLADPSNDLAEAGTNTAMFTLIEQLPVGDIFAMLASVLAIVVVVLFFATSSDSGSLVVDILTNGGDPNPKWQQRLFWAVTEGVVAAVLLAAGAVTGADALSALQAASIVTGLPFCIVLLLMCVGIGKALAGERLTPGAEEPGPMSGLRQSYVRVPAAAGARSEDSESDAEQDSTGSSGEKGTSTSSGA; encoded by the coding sequence GTGTTCGTCATCTCGGCGATCGTCGTCATCGGGTTCGTGCTGTGGGGAGTGTTTGCTCCGTCCAGCGTGTCCGATGCCTCCAGCGCCGCGAACAGCTTCATCACGAAGAATTTCGAGTGGCTCTACATCCTCTCGGCGACCTTCTTCGTGATCTTCGCACTGGTGTTGGCGTTCAGCCGCTACGGCACGATCCGGCTCGGCCCGCCCGATTCCCGTCCGGAGTACAGCACCCTCGCGTGGTTCGCGATGCTGTTCACGGCCGGCATGGGGATCGGGCTCGTCTACTACGCGGTGAGCGAGCCGATCACCCACTTCCAGAGCCCGCCGACCGGTGAGGGCAGCACGCCCGCCGCTGCCGAGCGGGCGATGAACTACACCTTCTTCCACTGGGGTGTGCACCCGTGGGCGGTCTACATCGTCCTGGGGCTCGCGCTCGGGTACTTCGCGTTCCGCAAGGGACTGCCGCTGCGGCCCGCCGCGGCGTTGTATCCCCTGATCGGCGAGCGCATCTACGGGTGGATGGGCAACACCGTCGACATCCTCGCGGTGTTCGGCACCCTGTTCGGCCTCGCGACCTCGCTGGGCCTCGGCGGCAGCCAGGTCGGTGCGGGCCTGGAGACGCTGTTCGGTATCGAGAACAACGCGTACCTGCAGGTCGGCATCATTCTGCTGATCACCGCGGTCGCCGTCGTATCGGTGATGGTCGGCATCGACAAGGGCATTCGGAACCTGTCCCTGATCAACCTGTGGCTGGCCTTCGCCCTGATGCTGTTCGTGTTCTTCTTCGGGCCCTCGCTCGATCTGCTGAACACGCTCGCGTCCAACGTCGGCTACTACCTGCAGCACCTGCCGCAGATGAGCTTCGAGACCTTCCCGGGCAACGCCGACGCTCAGGAGTGGCAGGCCGGCTGGACGCTGTTCTACTGGGGTTGGTGGATCGCCTGGTCGCCGTTCGTCGGGATGTTCATCGCCCGCATTTCCTACGGCCGCACGATCCGCAACTTCATCGTGGGCGCCATGTTCGCCCCGGTCGGTGCCTCGTTCGTGTGGCTGAGCGTCTTCGGCAACTCGGCGCTGCAGAAGCTGCTGGCCGACCCGAGCAACGACCTCGCCGAGGCGGGGACGAACACCGCGATGTTCACGCTGATCGAGCAACTGCCGGTAGGTGACATCTTCGCGATGCTCGCCTCCGTACTGGCCATCGTGGTGGTGGTGCTGTTCTTCGCCACCTCCTCGGACTCGGGATCGCTGGTGGTCGACATCCTCACCAACGGTGGGGACCCGAATCCGAAGTGGCAGCAGCGGCTGTTCTGGGCGGTCACCGAGGGCGTCGTCGCCGCGGTGCTGCTGGCAGCCGGTGCCGTGACCGGTGCGGACGCGCTCAGTGCGCTGCAAGCCGCCTCGATCGTCACGGGACTGCCGTTCTGCATCGTGCTGCTGCTGATGTGTGTCGGTATCGGCAAGGCACTGGCAGGCGAGCGCTTGACGCCGGGTGCTGAGGAGCCCGGACCGATGTCCGGACTGCGGCAGAGCTATGTCCGGGTGCCCGCGGCGGCCGGAGCGCGTTCCGAGGATTCCGAGTCCGATGCGGAGCAGGACTCCACCGGATCGTCGGGCGAGAAGGGCACCTCCACGTCGAGTGGAGCATGA
- the mnhG gene encoding monovalent cation/H(+) antiporter subunit G: MSWLDVFSAVCLLGGSLSCLLGAIGLMSFPDVAARLQAATKPQTLGLILILIGTAVHLEYRNASALILVALFQMLTSPVLSQLVGRAAYRADSIRRDTLVLDELGQRLDREKHHR; this comes from the coding sequence ATGAGCTGGCTGGATGTGTTCTCCGCGGTGTGCCTGCTCGGTGGTTCCCTGTCGTGTCTACTCGGTGCGATCGGGCTGATGAGTTTTCCCGATGTCGCCGCGCGACTGCAAGCCGCGACCAAACCCCAGACGCTCGGGTTGATCCTCATTCTGATCGGAACCGCCGTACATCTGGAATATCGCAACGCCTCGGCACTGATCCTCGTCGCGCTGTTCCAAATGTTGACCTCACCAGTGTTGTCCCAGCTCGTCGGGCGTGCCGCTTACCGAGCGGACAGTATTCGTCGGGATACATTGGTGCTCGATGAACTCGGGCAGCGTCTCGACCGTGAGAAACACCACCGGTAG
- a CDS encoding monovalent cation/H+ antiporter complex subunit F, with protein sequence MSFVFDIAFGMLCLAGLLSIVRLLRGRSTLDRIVALDVFVTLVVAATAVGMAMRSDGSNIALAAAFALLAFTGSVSAARLVEKKEPYR encoded by the coding sequence ATGAGTTTTGTCTTCGATATCGCATTCGGCATGTTGTGTCTGGCCGGGCTGCTCTCGATCGTGCGACTGCTGAGGGGGCGGTCCACGTTGGATCGAATCGTGGCGCTCGATGTGTTCGTGACCCTGGTCGTGGCCGCGACCGCTGTCGGTATGGCGATGCGCTCGGACGGATCGAATATCGCGCTGGCTGCCGCGTTCGCGTTGCTGGCCTTCACCGGATCGGTCAGTGCCGCGCGGCTGGTGGAAAAGAAGGAGCCGTATCGATGA
- a CDS encoding Na+/H+ antiporter subunit E yields MADRFGADQPGNAHSGDAHSGDAHSGGEYPPAEHRPAEHVVSRRRPVARAVRRLPLLVWLVLVWVMLWGTFDVGTVFFGVLVALLVTAVFPAPPIATNIVVRPWRFLQLVGFLAWDMVISTVRVSWQALRHGPGARAGIVAVTLVTNSDHLTAMVANAISLAPGTFVLQVDRVNRICYVYTLGMRQEDAPSVRRGVLAWERRVVHAVGSRAEVTMVDAHVAEERASR; encoded by the coding sequence GTGGCTGACCGGTTCGGGGCTGACCAGCCCGGGAATGCGCACTCCGGGGATGCGCACTCCGGGGATGCGCACTCCGGTGGTGAGTACCCTCCGGCCGAGCACCGGCCGGCCGAGCATGTGGTGAGCAGGCGCCGCCCGGTGGCCCGTGCGGTACGCAGGCTCCCGTTGTTGGTCTGGTTGGTGCTGGTCTGGGTCATGCTGTGGGGCACCTTCGACGTGGGCACCGTGTTCTTCGGCGTCCTCGTCGCGCTGCTGGTGACCGCGGTGTTCCCGGCCCCGCCGATTGCCACCAACATCGTGGTGCGGCCGTGGCGATTCCTGCAGCTCGTGGGCTTTCTGGCCTGGGACATGGTGATCTCCACCGTGCGGGTTTCCTGGCAGGCGTTGCGCCACGGCCCAGGGGCCCGAGCGGGCATCGTCGCGGTGACCCTGGTGACGAATTCCGACCACCTGACCGCGATGGTGGCCAATGCGATTTCGCTGGCTCCCGGGACGTTCGTCCTGCAGGTCGATCGCGTCAACCGGATCTGCTACGTCTACACACTCGGAATGAGGCAGGAGGACGCTCCTTCGGTCCGCCGCGGTGTGCTGGCGTGGGAGCGGCGGGTGGTTCATGCGGTCGGGTCCCGTGCGGAGGTCACCATGGTCGATGCGCACGTTGCCGAAGAGAGGGCGTCCCGATGA
- a CDS encoding Na+/H+ antiporter subunit D has translation MTALVALPVLLPLVAAGLSLAFGRFADIQRALGILVLGAIIADAAYLLYVADLHGPVVLQLGGWPAPLGITLIADRLAALLLLVSAVVTFAVLIYSIGQRITDYGRGTSSTTFHPIYLMLCAGVSLAYLTGDLFNLFVAFEIMLSSSYVLITRRTTAARVRPGMTYTIVSLTSSLLFLTVIALVYAATGTVNLADLARQVNDLPDGLQTSLGLLVMIVFGVKSAMVPLHFWLPDSYPNAPAPITAVFAGLLTKVGIYAMIRTQTLVFEHNATWQLMLGIALITMIVGALGALAQDDLNRMLSFLLVSHIGYMLFGLGVYDIAGLTGVILYVVHHITVQATLFLVSGLITRHTGTVALSGMGGLAKAAPLVSVLFAIPALSLAGIPPFSGFIAKLALLQAGITAGTWTAYVVAGGAVLTSLLTLYAVARVWTRAFWGRVQTPAGDPDPTDELVVGTGTTSPAMMVASGILVAASVMIVVVAGPLAEISGRAAVDLMQDATYRTAVLGGGAGG, from the coding sequence GTGACCGCTCTGGTGGCCCTGCCGGTGCTCCTGCCGTTGGTGGCGGCGGGTCTGTCCCTGGCGTTCGGCCGGTTCGCCGACATCCAGCGGGCGCTCGGCATCCTCGTGCTGGGCGCGATCATCGCGGATGCGGCGTATCTGCTCTATGTCGCCGACCTCCACGGTCCCGTCGTACTGCAACTGGGCGGCTGGCCCGCGCCGCTGGGTATCACTTTGATCGCGGACCGGCTGGCCGCGCTGCTGCTGCTCGTCTCGGCAGTGGTGACCTTCGCGGTGCTGATCTACTCGATCGGGCAGCGCATCACCGACTACGGGCGCGGCACCTCCAGCACCACGTTCCACCCGATCTACCTGATGCTGTGCGCGGGTGTATCGCTGGCCTACCTCACCGGCGACCTGTTCAACCTGTTCGTCGCCTTCGAGATCATGCTCTCGTCCTCGTACGTGTTGATCACCCGGCGCACCACTGCGGCCCGGGTGCGGCCGGGGATGACCTACACGATCGTCAGCCTGACCTCGTCGCTGCTGTTCCTGACCGTGATCGCCCTGGTCTATGCCGCCACCGGCACGGTCAACCTCGCCGATCTGGCACGGCAGGTGAACGATCTGCCGGACGGGCTGCAGACCTCGCTCGGCTTGCTCGTGATGATCGTGTTCGGGGTCAAGTCCGCGATGGTGCCCCTGCACTTCTGGTTGCCGGACAGCTACCCGAACGCGCCCGCGCCGATCACCGCCGTCTTCGCGGGACTGCTGACCAAGGTGGGCATCTACGCGATGATCCGCACCCAGACGCTGGTGTTCGAGCACAACGCGACCTGGCAGCTGATGCTGGGAATCGCGCTGATCACCATGATCGTCGGCGCACTGGGGGCGCTGGCACAGGACGACCTGAACCGCATGCTGTCCTTCCTGCTGGTCAGTCATATCGGGTACATGCTGTTCGGTCTCGGTGTCTATGACATCGCCGGGCTCACCGGGGTGATTCTCTATGTGGTGCACCACATCACCGTCCAGGCCACCTTGTTCCTGGTCAGCGGTTTGATTACACGGCACACCGGCACTGTGGCCCTGAGCGGGATGGGAGGGTTGGCCAAGGCCGCACCGCTGGTTTCGGTGCTGTTCGCGATCCCCGCCCTGAGCCTGGCCGGGATACCGCCGTTCTCCGGCTTCATCGCCAAACTCGCCCTGCTGCAGGCCGGGATCACCGCGGGGACGTGGACGGCCTACGTGGTCGCCGGTGGTGCCGTGCTGACCAGCCTGCTGACCCTGTATGCCGTGGCCCGGGTGTGGACCCGGGCATTCTGGGGCAGGGTCCAGACCCCTGCGGGAGATCCCGACCCGACCGATGAACTCGTGGTCGGGACCGGAACCACGTCTCCCGCGATGATGGTGGCCTCGGGGATTCTGGTGGCGGCCAGCGTGATGATCGTCGTGGTGGCGGGGCCACTGGCCGAGATCAGCGGGCGTGCGGCGGTCGACCTGATGCAGGACGCGACGTATCGCACGGCGGTGCTGGGAGGTGGTGCCGGTGGCTGA
- a CDS encoding Na(+)/H(+) antiporter subunit C, with protein MSTVNVTMALVLGGLYAGGFYLLLQRSLMRILLGIVILGHGANLMLQLAGGPPGRPPMIGETPPAKMADPFPQAMALTAVVITFALTTFLLALAYRAWLLLGHDEVRDDVEDRRIRRLERRLAESEEDEEEMETEATQ; from the coding sequence ATGAGCACCGTGAACGTGACGATGGCGCTCGTGCTCGGCGGGCTGTACGCGGGTGGGTTCTACCTGCTCCTGCAGCGGTCGCTGATGCGTATCCTGCTCGGTATCGTGATTCTCGGCCACGGCGCCAATCTGATGCTGCAACTGGCCGGAGGACCACCGGGCCGCCCCCCGATGATCGGCGAAACGCCTCCCGCCAAGATGGCCGATCCGTTCCCGCAGGCGATGGCGTTGACCGCCGTGGTCATCACCTTCGCCTTGACCACGTTCCTGCTCGCCTTGGCTTACCGTGCCTGGCTGCTGCTGGGCCATGACGAGGTGCGTGACGACGTCGAGGACCGCCGGATCCGTCGCTTGGAACGCAGGCTCGCCGAGTCCGAGGAGGACGAGGAGGAAATGGAAACGGAGGCCACGCAGTGA
- a CDS encoding MnhB domain-containing protein: MTDLGSRPPGASAMKWTNWDVPTERWLLSGYTRDRRERTVLLELAARTLFPTVIVFSLYLLFAGHSHTGGGFSGGLVAGQAFVLRYLAGGRMDDSSTVSMRPPVLIGIGLTIATLTSFVPLLFGEVVLESDIYTFTVPLLGKIKLVSSLFLDIGVYLLILGVVLDLLRTLGSGIEADVAAAERGQR, from the coding sequence ATGACCGATCTCGGTTCCCGGCCACCCGGGGCATCGGCGATGAAGTGGACCAATTGGGACGTACCGACCGAGCGGTGGCTGCTGTCCGGCTACACCCGGGACCGGCGAGAGCGCACGGTCCTGTTGGAACTCGCCGCCCGCACCCTGTTTCCGACCGTGATCGTATTCTCGCTTTACCTGCTGTTCGCAGGCCACAGCCACACCGGAGGGGGATTCAGCGGTGGCCTGGTCGCCGGTCAGGCCTTCGTGCTGCGCTATCTCGCGGGAGGGCGGATGGACGACAGCTCGACCGTGTCCATGCGGCCACCGGTGCTCATCGGTATCGGCCTGACCATCGCCACACTCACCAGTTTCGTCCCGCTGCTGTTCGGTGAGGTGGTGCTGGAAAGCGACATCTACACGTTCACCGTCCCGCTGCTGGGCAAGATCAAGCTCGTCAGCAGCCTGTTCCTCGATATCGGCGTGTACCTCCTGATCCTCGGCGTGGTTCTCGACCTGCTGCGCACGCTCGGCTCGGGAATCGAGGCCGATGTGGCCGCTGCCGAAAGGGGACAGCGATGA